One window of Candidatus Binataceae bacterium genomic DNA carries:
- a CDS encoding PDZ domain-containing protein, which yields MSLRKRIAPSMLGVAILLFARDPVRAQTDSALELPPRIVRTPTVAEPPAPPADQLDERAAEPPPPASEEQPAPPANLPYLGVSVQYIESDDTPGAEVHGLEVVRVDPDSPAEKAGLRGQGAVTKMGASGATAGEMMAPLNLILMPLLKKAGKLGADGDLIVAIDDNRVDSTGALETALAPLKPGDTIYLTVVRFHQDGIHETLKVPIKLGRPHDAADGLAEGSPDATHTAGDTN from the coding sequence ATGAGCTTGAGGAAGAGAATCGCGCCCTCGATGCTCGGCGTGGCTATCCTACTCTTTGCGCGCGACCCGGTGCGCGCGCAGACCGACAGCGCCCTCGAGCTGCCGCCACGGATCGTACGGACTCCGACAGTGGCCGAACCGCCCGCGCCACCTGCTGACCAACTCGATGAGCGCGCAGCGGAACCGCCACCGCCCGCGAGCGAAGAGCAGCCCGCCCCGCCGGCGAATCTGCCGTATCTCGGGGTGTCAGTGCAGTATATCGAATCCGACGACACGCCCGGCGCTGAGGTTCATGGCCTCGAGGTCGTCCGCGTCGACCCCGATAGTCCGGCCGAGAAAGCCGGACTGCGCGGACAGGGCGCGGTCACCAAGATGGGCGCCAGCGGCGCCACCGCGGGCGAGATGATGGCGCCGCTCAATCTGATACTTATGCCCTTGCTCAAGAAGGCCGGCAAATTGGGCGCCGACGGCGACTTGATTGTCGCGATCGACGATAATCGCGTCGATAGCACCGGCGCGCTCGAAACTGCGCTCGCGCCGCTCAAGCCGGGCGACACGATCTACCTGACCGTGGTCAGATTCCATCAGGATGGCATACACGAAACCCTGAAGGTGCCGATCAAGCTCGGCCGCCCGCACGACGCCGCCGATGGCCTCGCCGAGGGCAGTCCGGACGCCACGCATACCGCCGGCGACACAAACTGA
- the mfd gene encoding transcription-repair coupling factor encodes MERSLKEAASELKARIERSAERRFPVMGLKGAANALMIREVALTLNRPLVVIAPLAAQAEALAGDLAFFLDQPPAADAATSRLHLLPTWELRPFAQVSPPSDLQAAQLAALYALTRTPEPTIVTSIEALMMRTIPRAAFEQSVFRITFADRLDLDALVDALGGMGYQRVPQTEEPGDFSVRGGIVDVFSPLHHNPVRFELEEDQVTSIRHFDAASQRSLGEVEEATIIRTRYVPAAALREKQLSDRVAIRCAEIGMVRKETGELLETLENGLLFPGVELLTPFLYDSGLQSIFDYIPEQTVAWMLEPGRILAEAERLAERIEAEAAAAQAKPVFFPAAETLYLRLDELERALSAMTAVEAGSLITVAAPREGWALPIEIKSQPSLRLGAVELTGARAAPSFEPLAVELKEIRRSQGRALMVVEGANQAARLRRHLEAYDLEINQECPSFAQLLEWPDFRPVIMEGEIAAGAVLQHDGLYIYSEEDLFGEPRARRRTRKSSGKGAFLNLEELRPDDLVVHIEHGIGKYRGLKHMKVADLEGDFLNLEYAGSDTMYVPVERINLVQRYVGGEGAEAKLDRLGSGSWDRVKKRTREAVLAMASDLIDIYAAREAIDGHAFLHPGRDYEDFAERFEFEETPDQQAAIDEVIRDMARPKPMDRLICGDAGFGKTEVALRAAFICAMDGRQVAVLTPTTVLAEQHWNNFRNRFKDYPVRIEMVSRFRSLKENRRVIEELRKGLVDIVIGTHRLLQADVEFPKLGLLIIDEEHRFGVADKERIKRLRKLVEVLTLTATPIPRTLHMAMLGIRDLSVIQTPPPDRQAIRTFVAHFDDALIRDVIIRELNRGGQVFFVHNRVENIDYMARHLRALVPEAKIAIAHGQMKEHALEEVMREFIEDRINVLVCTAIIESGLDIPNANSMIINRADHFGLAQLYQLRGRVGRSKRKAYAYLLIPGEHIITREAKRRIDALRELVEAEAGTGFKLSMRDLEHRGAGNLLGKEQSGEITAVGFELYAEMMEQAIHELRGEPIRPDFEPELRLGIPAYVPDSFVPDENERLVLYRRAARAGGAAEMDELRDEMRDRYGPVPTLVENLIAAMNLRRQMRDLMILSALLKGDQLEIKFHPDAPLETEKLVALAHANRATMRLTPAYQVIVRIMLGEYEQIFAQIDAVLQVLAACEKLERRSADAAPLAN; translated from the coding sequence GTGGAAAGAAGCCTGAAGGAAGCGGCGAGCGAGCTTAAGGCGCGCATCGAGCGCAGCGCTGAGAGGCGCTTTCCCGTGATGGGACTCAAGGGCGCCGCCAACGCCTTGATGATCCGCGAGGTCGCGCTGACCTTGAATCGGCCGCTGGTCGTGATCGCTCCGCTCGCGGCGCAGGCCGAGGCCTTGGCGGGTGATCTCGCTTTCTTTCTCGATCAGCCGCCCGCCGCCGACGCCGCCACTAGCCGCCTCCATCTCTTGCCCACCTGGGAGTTGCGTCCGTTCGCTCAGGTCTCACCCCCATCTGATCTCCAGGCCGCGCAGCTCGCGGCCCTCTACGCTTTGACCCGCACGCCGGAACCCACGATCGTGACTTCGATCGAAGCCCTGATGATGCGAACGATTCCGCGGGCGGCCTTCGAGCAATCGGTGTTTCGCATTACTTTCGCCGATCGGCTCGATCTTGACGCGCTCGTCGATGCGCTCGGCGGCATGGGCTATCAGCGCGTGCCGCAAACCGAGGAGCCGGGTGATTTCAGCGTGCGCGGCGGCATCGTCGACGTTTTTTCGCCGCTTCATCACAATCCCGTGCGCTTCGAGCTGGAAGAGGATCAGGTAACCTCGATTCGTCACTTCGACGCGGCGAGCCAGCGCTCGCTAGGCGAGGTCGAAGAAGCGACGATCATTCGCACGCGCTACGTTCCAGCGGCCGCCTTGCGCGAAAAGCAACTAAGCGATCGTGTCGCGATCCGCTGCGCGGAGATCGGGATGGTGCGCAAGGAGACCGGCGAGCTGCTCGAAACGCTCGAGAACGGCCTGCTTTTTCCCGGGGTCGAACTGCTGACGCCTTTTCTCTACGACAGCGGGCTGCAATCGATTTTCGATTACATCCCGGAGCAGACGGTGGCGTGGATGCTTGAACCCGGCCGCATCCTCGCCGAGGCCGAGCGGCTGGCCGAACGGATCGAAGCGGAGGCCGCGGCGGCGCAGGCCAAGCCAGTCTTTTTTCCAGCTGCCGAGACCCTGTATCTGCGCCTCGACGAGCTCGAGCGCGCGCTCTCCGCCATGACCGCGGTCGAGGCCGGATCGCTCATCACGGTCGCCGCGCCGCGCGAAGGCTGGGCGCTGCCCATCGAGATCAAATCGCAGCCGAGCCTGCGCCTGGGCGCGGTCGAGCTGACCGGCGCGCGCGCGGCGCCTTCCTTCGAGCCGCTGGCGGTCGAGCTCAAGGAGATTCGGCGCTCGCAGGGACGCGCCCTGATGGTGGTCGAGGGCGCCAATCAGGCGGCGCGGTTGCGCCGTCATCTCGAAGCCTACGACCTCGAAATTAACCAGGAATGCCCGAGCTTCGCGCAACTGCTCGAATGGCCTGACTTCCGCCCGGTCATCATGGAGGGCGAGATCGCCGCGGGCGCCGTCTTGCAGCATGACGGCTTGTACATCTACAGCGAAGAGGATCTCTTCGGCGAGCCGCGGGCGCGGCGGCGGACGCGCAAGAGCAGCGGCAAGGGCGCGTTTCTCAATCTCGAGGAGCTCCGGCCCGACGATCTGGTCGTCCATATCGAGCACGGCATCGGCAAGTATCGCGGGCTCAAACACATGAAGGTGGCGGATCTCGAAGGCGACTTTCTTAACCTCGAGTATGCCGGCAGCGACACCATGTACGTCCCGGTCGAGCGCATCAATCTGGTGCAGCGTTACGTCGGCGGCGAAGGCGCCGAGGCCAAGCTCGATCGGCTCGGCAGCGGTTCGTGGGATCGGGTCAAAAAGCGCACGCGCGAGGCCGTGCTCGCGATGGCCTCCGACCTGATCGACATTTATGCCGCGCGCGAGGCCATCGACGGCCATGCCTTTCTCCATCCGGGGCGCGACTACGAAGATTTCGCCGAGCGCTTCGAGTTCGAGGAGACCCCGGATCAGCAGGCCGCAATCGACGAGGTCATTCGCGACATGGCGCGGCCCAAGCCGATGGACCGCCTGATCTGCGGCGACGCCGGCTTCGGCAAGACGGAAGTCGCGCTCCGCGCCGCGTTTATCTGTGCGATGGACGGGCGGCAGGTCGCGGTGTTAACCCCGACGACCGTGCTCGCCGAACAGCATTGGAACAACTTCCGCAACCGCTTCAAGGACTATCCGGTGCGGATCGAGATGGTCTCGCGCTTCCGCTCGCTGAAGGAGAATCGCCGCGTCATCGAGGAGCTGCGCAAGGGCCTCGTCGATATCGTCATCGGAACCCATCGCCTGCTTCAGGCCGATGTCGAATTTCCCAAGCTGGGACTGTTGATTATCGACGAGGAGCATCGCTTCGGCGTCGCCGACAAGGAGCGCATCAAGCGCCTGCGCAAACTGGTCGAGGTGCTCACCCTGACGGCGACGCCGATTCCGCGCACGCTACACATGGCGATGCTCGGGATACGCGACCTCTCGGTGATTCAGACCCCGCCGCCCGATCGCCAGGCGATTCGCACCTTCGTCGCCCACTTCGACGACGCCCTGATTCGCGACGTCATCATCCGCGAGCTGAATCGCGGCGGCCAGGTGTTCTTCGTGCACAACCGCGTCGAAAATATCGACTATATGGCGCGCCATCTACGCGCTCTCGTGCCCGAGGCCAAAATCGCCATCGCGCACGGCCAGATGAAGGAGCACGCGCTCGAGGAAGTGATGCGCGAGTTCATCGAGGATCGCATCAACGTGCTGGTCTGCACCGCGATCATCGAGTCGGGACTCGACATTCCCAACGCTAACTCGATGATCATCAATCGCGCCGATCATTTCGGCCTGGCGCAGCTTTATCAGTTGCGCGGCCGCGTCGGGCGCTCGAAGCGCAAGGCCTATGCCTACCTGCTGATTCCCGGCGAACACATTATCACGCGCGAGGCCAAGCGCCGGATCGACGCGTTGCGCGAGCTGGTCGAGGCCGAAGCGGGCACCGGCTTCAAGCTCTCGATGCGCGACCTCGAGCATCGCGGCGCAGGCAACCTGCTCGGCAAAGAGCAATCCGGTGAGATCACCGCGGTGGGCTTCGAGCTTTACGCCGAGATGATGGAGCAGGCGATCCACGAGCTGCGTGGCGAGCCGATCCGCCCGGACTTCGAGCCGGAGCTGCGGCTGGGCATTCCCGCGTACGTACCCGATAGCTTCGTGCCGGACGAGAACGAACGGCTGGTGCTCTATCGCCGCGCCGCGCGCGCCGGCGGCGCGGCCGAGATGGACGAACTGCGCGACGAGATGCGCGATCGTTATGGCCCGGTGCCGACACTGGTCGAAAATCTCATCGCCGCGATGAACCTGCGGCGTCAGATGCGCGACCTGATGATCTTGAGCGCTCTGCTCAAGGGCGATCAGCTCGAAATCAAGTTCCACCCCGACGCCCCGCTCGAGACGGAAAAGCTGGTCGCACTGGCCCACGCCAATCGCGCGACGATGCGCCTGACCCCGGCCTATCAAGTGATCGTGCGCATTATGCTCGGCGAATATGAACAGATTTTTGCGCAAATCGATGCCGTCTTGCAGGTGCTGGCGGCCTGTGAAAAGTTGGAGCGGCGATCGGCAGACGCCGCGCCGCTCGCCAATTGA